The DNA window GTCACAAAACTCAGCCCGGCCTGGGTCTTCCAGACCGGGATTCCCTACCAGTTTCAAGCCGCCCCGATTGTGGCCGACGGGATGCTGTATGTCTCGGCCGCCTACAACCACGTGTACGCGCTTGACGCCAAGACGGGCGAGCTGGTGTGGAAATACGATCACGACATGCCGAGCGATGCCCGCATCTGCTGCGGGCCGGGCAACCGTGGCGTGGCCATTGCCGACAATACCCTGTACATGGGCACCTTGGACTCCCGCCTGGTCGCCCTGGACCGCAGGACGGGCGAGGTGGTGTGGAATGTCGAGATCGAAAAATATCACCGGGGCTTTAGCGGGACGGGCGCGCCGCTGGTGGTCAAGGATCTGGTGGTTGTCGGCATCGCCGGCGGTGACTATGGCGTGCGGGGGTTTCTGGACGCCTATGACGCCAAGACCGGCGAGCGGCGCTGGCGACGCTATACGATTCCGGGTGAGGGAGAGCCGGGCAATGAGACCTGGGCCGGCGACTCGTGGAAGAGCGGCGGCGGGGCGACCTGGGTCACCGGCTCCTACGATCCGGACCAGGATCTCCTGTACTGGGCGGCCGGCAACCCCGGCCCCGACTGGAACGGCGACGTGCGCGAGGGCGACAACCTGTATTCCAGCTCGGTGCTGGCCCTGAGTCCTGAAACCGGCCAGATCCAATGGCACTTTCAGTTCACCCCCCACGATATCTGGGACTACGACGGGAATACCGGCCTGCTGCTGGTCGATGTGCAGCGCAGCGGCAAGACGGTCAAGGCAATCGTGCAGCCCAACCGCAACGGCTATTTGTACGTGCTCGACCGGGCGACCGGGGACTATCTGCACGCCA is part of the Desulfurellaceae bacterium genome and encodes:
- a CDS encoding PQQ-dependent dehydrogenase, methanol/ethanol family; this encodes MQAVSRILFAVCVVLLAMQAADEARSEADSALKPVTPQRLLNGTAESRDWLMYGGNYDNTRFSPLTDIDRSNVTKLSPAWVFQTGIPYQFQAAPIVADGMLYVSAAYNHVYALDAKTGELVWKYDHDMPSDARICCGPGNRGVAIADNTLYMGTLDSRLVALDRRTGEVVWNVEIEKYHRGFSGTGAPLVVKDLVVVGIAGGDYGVRGFLDAYDAKTGERRWRRYTIPGEGEPGNETWAGDSWKSGGGATWVTGSYDPDQDLLYWAAGNPGPDWNGDVREGDNLYSSSVLALSPETGQIQWHFQFTPHDIWDYDGNTGLLLVDVQRSGKTVKAIVQPNRNGYLYVLDRATGDYLHATKYVEQLNWAKELDEAGRPIVDPRYVPTPEPQEMICPGAAGGQNGSVTAAYSPLTGLLYVPVIESCMEMRKAAAIFVQGIPYWGGGPGTTQGDEGSSYGHLSAINPSTGAITWQYKDDYPLVGGTLATAGGLVFTGNQAGYALAFDADTGALLWRFQTGSGVRGQPVTYKLDGRQYVAVPSGGGGLATTLLGKPDKVNQGSALVVFALPES